The Leptospira sp. WS39.C2 genome contains a region encoding:
- a CDS encoding TetR/AcrR family transcriptional regulator translates to MVAKKQKGKGKKVTRVGRPNKLNSVNVRETLIQAGVELLETTSLEEISLRKVAAKAGVSHVASYHHFENKHALFSAIAEIGFQKYFESYQIELQKTEQDFKGRYRALGWTYFQFIMNNRQFARIMFGGMGVESNLNPTLSSVSRRTYRQLHEIIRMGQNLGYLEKGQTREKTLASWAMIHGIAMLFLEGRLQMKNDTKEMEKFIQTVTEYAYNGMKS, encoded by the coding sequence ATGGTAGCTAAAAAACAAAAAGGAAAAGGAAAAAAAGTAACACGAGTCGGCCGACCGAACAAATTGAACAGCGTTAATGTTCGAGAAACACTCATCCAAGCAGGTGTCGAATTATTAGAAACAACTTCACTCGAAGAAATTTCATTAAGAAAAGTAGCCGCTAAAGCTGGAGTGAGTCATGTAGCAAGTTACCATCACTTCGAAAACAAACATGCGTTATTTTCAGCAATCGCAGAAATTGGTTTCCAAAAATATTTTGAATCATATCAGATAGAATTACAAAAAACAGAACAAGACTTTAAAGGTCGTTACCGTGCTCTTGGATGGACCTATTTTCAATTTATCATGAATAATCGGCAGTTTGCGAGAATTATGTTTGGTGGAATGGGAGTTGAATCAAACCTAAATCCAACTTTGTCTTCTGTTTCGAGAAGAACCTATCGCCAGTTACATGAAATCATCCGTATGGGCCAAAACCTAGGGTATTTAGAAAAAGGCCAAACAAGAGAAAAAACATTGGCATCTTGGGCCATGATTCATGGAATTGCAATGTTGTTTTTAGAAGGCCGTTTACAAATGAAAAACGATACCAAAGAGATGGAAAAATTTATCCAAACTGTAACTGAATATGCTTATAATGGAATGAAAAGTTAA
- a CDS encoding neutral/alkaline ceramidase: MNSQISTLVRLSVSIVTLLFVLSCSDKKSSQPAILGLVGLGQNDPTSELGSDLSSATGVSRAVAPSLGSSPYLVGVGISDITGPAAEVGMMGFAESAQKTEGIYMRLWSRAYIIGDASKRVVFVSADLGMIFQSIKQAVSKKIATDAELAPYYSEANVLLSATHTHSGPGGYSHYFLYNATTSGFIKENFDVIVNGIYRSIKLAHQNLVPGNVYINQGELTDASKNRSVEAYDKNPSSERNFYSSNVDQTMTLLKLVAADGRELGMVNWFAVHPTNVGPTNKLIGGDNKGLASYLFEKSKGTNYTANQTFVGAFAQSNSGDVTPNLWGPADGVNDYSRQNIIANKQYQKAASLYQSANTQVSGSIDFRHTYVNFSNLYVSSVGTTTCPAGMGASFSAGSVEDNAVSVDFFDEGTTVDSLDWNSNTADAFKASFLGGALGVLWPSSVSESYKLCHAEKPVLIPTGVASFDGNPWTPPIIPIQIVKIGNLSILAIPAEVSTMAGRRIRSLVKNIMENEYTVVAALSNSYTSYLTTREEYSSQQYEGASTQFGPNTLKAYEQEFGKLATALRNGTPVTSGPTPPDLTNFQATFQTGVVFDDVPLFKSFGNVVTQPASTYASGAKVSAVFWGAHPKNNMLIGSSFVDVERLNGSAWTVVARDNDPSTTYKWQRDGIAYSKITTTWDSTSYPKGTYRIRHRGHWKSGWTGAISAYQGVTNNFTIQ, from the coding sequence ATGAATTCCCAAATAAGTACCTTGGTTCGCCTGAGTGTATCCATAGTGACCCTACTTTTTGTTTTGTCCTGTTCTGACAAAAAGTCGTCCCAACCCGCCATACTTGGATTAGTTGGTCTAGGCCAAAATGATCCAACGAGTGAATTAGGATCAGATCTTAGTTCTGCAACTGGAGTAAGCCGTGCCGTTGCACCTAGTCTTGGTTCTTCACCATATTTAGTAGGAGTGGGTATTTCTGATATTACTGGTCCTGCTGCAGAAGTTGGAATGATGGGATTTGCTGAATCTGCCCAAAAGACTGAAGGGATTTATATGCGACTTTGGTCTCGAGCATACATCATCGGTGATGCTTCTAAACGAGTTGTATTTGTCAGTGCCGATTTAGGAATGATTTTCCAATCAATCAAACAAGCAGTGAGCAAAAAAATTGCAACAGACGCTGAACTAGCTCCATATTATTCAGAAGCAAACGTTTTGTTATCTGCAACTCATACACATAGTGGTCCTGGTGGATACTCACACTATTTTTTATACAATGCTACAACTTCTGGTTTTATCAAAGAAAACTTTGATGTGATCGTAAACGGAATTTATCGATCCATTAAGTTAGCACACCAAAATTTGGTGCCTGGGAATGTATACATCAACCAAGGGGAATTAACTGATGCGAGTAAAAACAGATCAGTAGAAGCCTATGATAAAAATCCAAGTAGCGAGCGAAATTTTTATTCATCAAATGTAGACCAAACGATGACTTTATTGAAGTTAGTTGCGGCTGATGGCAGAGAACTTGGGATGGTGAACTGGTTTGCAGTGCATCCTACCAATGTTGGACCAACAAACAAACTCATCGGTGGTGATAATAAAGGATTAGCTTCTTATTTATTTGAGAAAAGCAAAGGTACAAATTACACTGCCAACCAAACTTTCGTTGGTGCTTTTGCCCAATCGAATTCAGGCGATGTAACCCCTAATTTATGGGGACCTGCAGATGGTGTGAATGATTACTCAAGGCAAAATATCATTGCTAATAAACAATACCAAAAAGCAGCCAGTTTATACCAATCTGCAAATACACAAGTATCTGGATCGATTGATTTCCGACATACTTATGTTAACTTTTCAAATTTATACGTGAGTAGTGTGGGTACAACTACTTGCCCTGCGGGGATGGGAGCTTCTTTTTCTGCGGGTAGTGTGGAAGACAATGCAGTTTCAGTCGATTTTTTTGATGAAGGAACTACTGTAGATTCATTAGATTGGAATTCCAACACAGCTGATGCGTTTAAAGCAAGTTTTCTTGGTGGAGCACTCGGAGTATTATGGCCAAGTTCCGTTAGTGAATCATATAAGTTGTGTCATGCGGAAAAACCAGTCCTAATTCCTACAGGAGTAGCTAGTTTTGATGGAAATCCTTGGACACCTCCCATCATTCCAATCCAAATCGTAAAAATTGGTAACCTATCCATACTCGCAATCCCAGCAGAAGTATCCACAATGGCTGGACGAAGGATTCGTTCCCTTGTGAAAAATATTATGGAAAATGAATACACTGTCGTTGCAGCACTTTCCAATTCCTATACATCTTATCTTACAACAAGAGAAGAATATTCATCACAACAATACGAAGGTGCATCAACTCAATTTGGACCAAACACTTTAAAAGCGTATGAACAAGAGTTCGGTAAACTTGCAACCGCTTTACGAAATGGAACTCCTGTAACAAGTGGGCCAACCCCTCCAGATTTAACCAATTTCCAAGCAACATTCCAAACAGGAGTTGTTTTTGATGATGTTCCATTATTCAAAAGTTTTGGAAATGTTGTAACACAACCAGCATCCACATACGCTAGTGGTGCAAAAGTATCTGCTGTATTTTGGGGAGCACATCCTAAAAACAATATGTTGATTGGAAGTAGTTTTGTTGATGTGGAACGCCTAAACGGATCCGCATGGACAGTGGTCGCTCGAGACAACGATCCATCAACAACGTATAAATGGCAAAGGGATGGAATTGCGTATTCAAAAATTACAACAACTTGGGATTCCACTTCCTACCCGAAAGGGACATACCGTATCCGCCATCGTGGGCATTGGAAATCTGGATGGACAGGTGCCATCAGCGCTTACCAGGGAGTTACGAACAATTTTACAATCCAATAG
- a CDS encoding acyl-CoA dehydrogenase family protein, whose product MIANNYFSDDKDLQLIYNQLIDWESIVKETEGEGFFDHKVYSETNNSRYEMAPSTLEEAMELYTSSLDAMGDFFGKDVSQKSQIMDRNELKYENGKVIFPKETIEIYEKFRNTGLMGYSLPREAGGLNFPATVGAIYAMIMARADVAFCMTTTLLNLAQIVSRFGTKEQIESYATKAATGECLFAMSLTEPDFGSDLNSVRTVAVKQDDGSYRLTGTKRFISQGCGLGEYPALLLTLARTGKPDGGARGLSVFLVKSSDILVAGIEKKMGLHGSPTCEIVYDNSYGEILGEEGLGLTRYTAGMTNFMRLVSASGGCGGGAAAYFESVKYANERRQFGKTIGEIPAVAEMIHKIKRETNAMRLLTLETARVIDMYQHHQIRLEKAGKEDREIRKDEKVKYWSTLASTLTPMAKYYSSEEGHKCTNLAVQVYGGAGYTEDYDISRMFRDSRINTIYEGTSQIHVRIATGAILAGMAGDGNFRKYLTSLKAEIPKPTPFLLEQERVLEESIRVMRNIQEEVKKETVAENLMIQMTRFISSLLYEKSISKIQDSAEKEIWEKDCKAYVIDSAAIAQSCLYRILYFE is encoded by the coding sequence ATGATCGCAAATAATTATTTTTCAGATGATAAAGATTTACAATTGATATACAACCAACTAATCGATTGGGAATCAATTGTAAAAGAAACCGAAGGAGAAGGATTTTTTGATCACAAAGTGTATTCAGAAACCAACAATTCGCGCTATGAAATGGCACCTTCTACTTTAGAAGAAGCGATGGAATTGTACACTTCAAGTTTAGATGCCATGGGTGATTTTTTCGGAAAAGATGTATCTCAAAAATCACAAATTATGGATCGTAATGAATTAAAATATGAAAATGGAAAGGTGATATTTCCAAAAGAAACGATCGAAATATATGAAAAATTTCGAAACACAGGTCTTATGGGATATTCACTTCCAAGAGAGGCAGGTGGTTTGAATTTTCCTGCTACAGTTGGTGCGATTTATGCGATGATTATGGCTCGGGCTGATGTTGCTTTTTGTATGACAACAACCCTTCTTAATTTAGCACAAATTGTTTCTCGATTTGGTACAAAAGAACAAATTGAAAGTTATGCGACAAAGGCCGCAACAGGTGAATGTTTGTTTGCCATGTCTTTAACAGAACCTGATTTTGGATCCGATTTGAATAGTGTAAGGACTGTTGCCGTCAAACAAGACGATGGAAGTTATCGATTAACAGGAACTAAACGTTTTATTTCCCAAGGATGTGGGCTTGGCGAATACCCGGCTCTATTATTGACGCTAGCAAGGACAGGAAAACCAGATGGTGGAGCGAGGGGCCTTTCTGTTTTTTTAGTAAAAAGTTCTGACATTTTAGTGGCTGGAATCGAGAAAAAAATGGGGCTACATGGTTCTCCCACATGTGAGATTGTTTATGACAATAGTTACGGTGAAATATTAGGGGAAGAAGGACTTGGACTCACTCGTTATACAGCTGGTATGACAAATTTTATGCGCCTTGTAAGTGCTTCCGGCGGATGTGGTGGTGGAGCTGCTGCTTATTTTGAATCAGTGAAATATGCAAATGAAAGAAGGCAATTTGGAAAAACCATTGGTGAAATTCCTGCAGTTGCTGAAATGATTCATAAAATTAAACGCGAAACAAATGCTATGCGACTCCTCACTTTAGAAACAGCCCGTGTGATTGATATGTACCAACACCACCAAATCCGATTGGAAAAAGCAGGTAAGGAAGACAGGGAAATTAGAAAAGATGAAAAAGTTAAATATTGGTCCACACTTGCATCAACTCTCACTCCAATGGCAAAATATTATAGTTCAGAAGAAGGTCACAAGTGTACAAATCTAGCAGTACAAGTGTATGGTGGTGCTGGATACACTGAAGATTACGATATTTCTCGGATGTTTCGAGATTCACGTATCAATACGATTTATGAAGGTACTTCACAAATCCATGTCCGAATCGCAACTGGCGCAATCCTTGCTGGTATGGCTGGGGATGGGAACTTTCGCAAATATCTAACGTCTTTGAAAGCAGAAATTCCAAAACCAACACCTTTTTTATTAGAACAAGAACGAGTATTGGAAGAATCCATTCGTGTAATGCGAAATATCCAGGAAGAGGTAAAAAAAGAAACAGTTGCTGAGAACCTGATGATTCAAATGACTCGTTTCATATCAAGTCTGTTATACGAAAAATCAATTTCCAAAATTCAAGACTCAGCTGAAAAAGAAATTTGGGAAAAAGATTGTAAGGCTTATGTGATAGATAGTGCAGCGATCGCTCAGTCCTGTCTCTATCGAATTTTATACTTTGAATGA
- a CDS encoding TetR/AcrR family transcriptional regulator, whose product MDKLVDASLSPDLASRPFKFTSKQGRNRRAQLLSIAFELLKEKSPEEISFADICKKAKIPRPSAYHFFPNVEAIFHGIRLLHSEGMVEKLTALNHETFHTWKEYIERSIDVAIEVTNSEIAFPRLIYGYRMSNPEMRLVGQELDIKLANLTKQGLVERFHLPNLSILDQIFGVAISIPDSLLKLSYRSYGDFTPWMVGEAKKATISYLLNYFPEVCEQKK is encoded by the coding sequence ATGGATAAATTGGTAGACGCATCCCTCTCTCCTGACCTTGCTTCAAGGCCGTTTAAATTTACAAGTAAACAAGGAAGGAACCGAAGGGCTCAACTTTTATCTATAGCGTTTGAACTGTTAAAAGAAAAAAGTCCTGAAGAGATTAGTTTTGCTGATATTTGCAAAAAAGCTAAAATTCCTAGACCTTCTGCTTATCATTTTTTTCCAAACGTAGAAGCGATATTTCACGGAATCCGTTTGTTACATTCAGAAGGTATGGTCGAAAAACTGACTGCTTTGAATCATGAAACGTTTCATACATGGAAAGAATACATTGAAAGGTCAATCGATGTTGCTATCGAAGTTACCAACTCAGAAATTGCTTTTCCTCGTTTGATTTATGGATACCGAATGAGTAATCCAGAAATGCGTTTAGTTGGCCAAGAATTAGACATAAAATTGGCTAATCTTACGAAACAAGGGTTAGTTGAAAGATTTCATCTACCAAACCTTAGTATTTTGGATCAGATTTTCGGAGTTGCTATTTCTATTCCAGATTCTCTATTAAAACTTTCTTATCGTTCCTATGGAGATTTTACTCCTTGGATGGTGGGAGAAGCAAAAAAAGCTACTATTTCCTACCTCTTGAATTATTTTCCAGAAGTATGTGAACAAAAAAAATAG
- a CDS encoding FAD-dependent oxidoreductase, with product MNTAFTPIQLGNVTLPNRFLMGSMHLGVEGETGVANRMANFYGKRLEGGVGMIVTGGISVNEEGKGSKSFFQFLNPEHANELKILNQSLKGKGILCAQLFHAGRYAFDRNCVAPSAIRAPINRYVPKALSEDDCWRTIEDFGRSAKIAYEVGFGAVEIMGSEGYLLNQFFSPVTNHRDDYFGGDTKRRMNFSIEVLRAVKKNLPEGFPIIFRMSGIDLIPGNPSFEDVIGLSNALRDENATALNIGIGWHESRIPTISQLVPRGAWVPIARRIKENTPGIPIIASNRVNDASTIEKVFSEQSVDMISMARPFLADPFIVQKLQTGHSERINTCVACNQACLDHAFQEKHVSCIVNPIAMNEEKYQIIKTKTPKNVLVIGTGPAGLEAARAAKELGHDVTIFEKRDQIGGQFQLASHIPGKSEFNETIRFFKNELNAIGVTVQLNTEATLDNIKAKNSDVVIFASGVIPREFQLKGLELLPHGSYADYLTGKFVPGKQVAVIGGGGIGVDVAHRLTEENDPTLESYDKKYNISSFTNAVVQPEKSTRKVAVFRRNGKHGAGLGPTTFWALKQELESVGVEFFQGLSYKEVTKDGLLVEFKNGEEFLYPCDSIILCVGQEKENSLYEEFVKQFPNKKSILIGGAKDAKNIDAKRAFFEGLEAAYSI from the coding sequence ATGAATACTGCCTTTACACCTATCCAACTAGGGAATGTGACACTACCCAATCGATTTTTGATGGGATCTATGCATTTAGGAGTGGAAGGGGAAACTGGAGTTGCCAATCGTATGGCCAATTTTTATGGCAAACGTTTGGAAGGTGGTGTTGGGATGATTGTCACTGGTGGAATCAGTGTCAATGAAGAAGGGAAAGGTTCAAAATCTTTTTTCCAATTTTTAAATCCTGAACATGCAAATGAATTAAAAATTTTAAACCAATCCTTAAAAGGTAAGGGAATCTTATGTGCTCAATTATTCCACGCTGGCCGATATGCCTTTGATCGGAATTGTGTTGCACCATCGGCAATTAGAGCACCAATCAATCGTTATGTGCCAAAGGCTCTTTCTGAAGATGATTGTTGGAGAACAATTGAAGATTTTGGTCGTTCTGCTAAAATTGCATACGAAGTTGGATTTGGTGCCGTGGAAATTATGGGTAGTGAAGGTTACCTGTTAAATCAATTTTTTTCACCAGTGACCAACCATCGTGATGATTATTTTGGTGGAGATACAAAACGAAGGATGAACTTTTCGATCGAAGTTTTACGAGCCGTTAAAAAAAATCTGCCGGAAGGGTTTCCTATTATATTTCGAATGTCAGGCATTGACTTGATTCCAGGAAATCCAAGTTTTGAAGACGTGATAGGATTATCCAATGCACTTCGAGATGAAAATGCCACTGCTCTCAATATTGGCATTGGATGGCATGAATCAAGAATACCTACCATAAGCCAACTTGTTCCAAGAGGAGCTTGGGTTCCCATCGCTCGTCGGATCAAAGAAAATACACCTGGCATTCCCATCATTGCTTCCAATCGAGTGAATGATGCATCTACAATTGAAAAAGTATTCTCAGAACAAAGTGTTGATATGATTTCGATGGCTAGACCATTTCTTGCTGATCCATTCATCGTTCAAAAATTGCAGACTGGACATTCTGAAAGAATAAATACTTGTGTAGCTTGTAACCAAGCATGCCTTGATCATGCATTCCAAGAAAAACACGTTTCTTGCATCGTTAATCCGATCGCAATGAACGAAGAAAAATACCAAATTATAAAAACAAAAACACCTAAAAATGTTTTAGTCATCGGAACAGGGCCAGCAGGATTAGAAGCAGCAAGAGCTGCAAAAGAACTTGGTCATGATGTAACAATTTTTGAAAAACGCGACCAAATTGGCGGCCAATTCCAGTTAGCATCCCATATACCTGGAAAATCTGAATTTAATGAAACAATTCGATTTTTTAAAAATGAACTAAATGCGATTGGTGTGACTGTACAATTGAATACAGAAGCAACGTTGGATAATATCAAAGCCAAAAACTCAGATGTTGTAATCTTTGCAAGTGGTGTGATTCCAAGAGAATTTCAATTGAAAGGTCTTGAATTATTACCTCATGGGAGTTACGCAGATTATCTAACTGGAAAATTTGTTCCTGGAAAACAAGTAGCTGTTATTGGAGGTGGTGGAATTGGAGTTGATGTGGCACACCGATTAACGGAAGAAAATGATCCAACGTTAGAATCCTATGATAAAAAATATAATATTTCATCTTTCACAAATGCAGTGGTACAACCAGAAAAATCGACACGGAAAGTAGCAGTGTTCCGAAGGAATGGAAAACATGGAGCTGGATTAGGACCAACAACATTCTGGGCACTGAAACAAGAATTAGAATCAGTTGGTGTTGAGTTTTTCCAAGGTTTAAGTTATAAAGAGGTAACAAAAGATGGACTTCTTGTTGAATTTAAAAATGGCGAAGAGTTTTTATACCCATGTGATTCGATTATATTATGTGTAGGACAGGAAAAAGAAAATTCATTGTATGAAGAGTTTGTAAAACAATTTCCAAACAAAAAAAGTATTTTAATCGGTGGGGCAAAAGATGCTAAAAATATCGACGCCAAACGAGCATTTTTCGAAGGACTAGAAGCAGCTTACAGTATTTAA
- a CDS encoding cellulase family glycosylhydrolase, with product MDNPKKPRIYGRQITSCILFTLHLYCAPNNEGPKNLLPLLQNSQHVLEVSSVSTGQQRSALQSGNITHDLGYINSSEERELYVSNKSFGNFTDAIWIDGLGRETSFRGFNVSGTVKLAEHGFKPFKNANDTEDAMRQLTKTTGSNMIRYTIAWEGVHPDVDKIDYLYLDNVISQIKKVTSKRIYVLLDYHQDLFSRHLFNQNSWHTGNGAPLWITKNGNYPKEYCGFVCASWSQNNLTNEAIRRAFRNFWNNAPVTTSSGIRYMQTEYLWQIEKTVSYIKNQLSPEEFSYIIGLDPFNEPVDGGMEGLTPKRWDNEKLWPMYQKIRTILNQNGWANKWVFAEPLVFWNTNIGSAIAPATGGGHLNAPPGEGFVFNSHFYDAGRMGVDLTGIDNATYFKYLDEIRTEARFLKIPMFLSEFGMWLKGTGAKDTPRMINAVYQAMEISDKGQSTKTRFADFYNPNVSGTQWHWDYYYDRHSEYKNGNPTKLITTKDAWNDEDFSVVGNYGTNMNVDPYVITRAYVRKSQGRMMTSHYNAIGFDTWNKMFSWAAIKPGNNEVKFFGDKRFLFVVWRGRFSNAPSEFYLPPHFDPTKVIVITEKKLYSDQIPNSPVHQPNEVVIKNDPNRDLGSGNVMYLWDDLDLDENQSSSYHYALVVNKENTSYPLTTLQELQTKLNQRVLVEGKSPIYLIGKMTYGGYPNEQ from the coding sequence ATGGACAACCCGAAAAAACCAAGAATCTATGGGAGACAAATTACCAGTTGTATTCTATTCACATTACACCTGTATTGTGCTCCTAACAATGAAGGGCCTAAAAATCTCCTTCCCTTATTACAAAATTCCCAACATGTATTGGAAGTAAGTTCTGTTAGTACAGGGCAACAAAGGTCAGCATTACAATCTGGAAATATTACCCATGATTTAGGTTATATAAACTCATCAGAAGAACGAGAGTTATATGTGAGTAATAAATCATTTGGAAATTTTACTGATGCCATTTGGATAGATGGACTGGGACGTGAAACTTCCTTTCGTGGGTTCAATGTATCGGGTACTGTGAAATTGGCTGAACATGGATTTAAACCATTCAAAAATGCAAACGATACCGAAGATGCGATGAGGCAATTAACGAAAACAACTGGATCCAATATGATTCGGTATACGATTGCTTGGGAAGGTGTCCACCCAGATGTAGACAAAATCGATTATTTGTATTTAGATAACGTCATCTCTCAAATTAAAAAAGTCACTTCCAAAAGGATTTATGTACTCTTAGATTACCACCAAGACTTGTTTTCAAGGCATTTATTCAACCAGAATTCTTGGCATACAGGAAATGGCGCACCATTATGGATTACAAAAAATGGAAATTATCCAAAAGAGTATTGTGGGTTTGTCTGTGCAAGTTGGAGCCAAAACAATTTAACAAACGAAGCTATCCGAAGGGCATTTAGAAATTTTTGGAATAATGCCCCAGTTACTACTTCATCCGGTATTCGTTATATGCAGACAGAATACCTTTGGCAAATTGAAAAAACAGTCTCTTATATCAAAAACCAATTATCACCTGAAGAGTTTTCTTACATCATCGGCCTTGATCCATTTAATGAACCTGTCGATGGCGGAATGGAAGGTCTAACTCCAAAACGTTGGGATAATGAAAAACTTTGGCCGATGTACCAAAAAATTAGAACCATCCTTAACCAAAATGGATGGGCAAACAAATGGGTATTTGCAGAACCTCTTGTATTTTGGAATACAAACATCGGTTCTGCGATTGCACCTGCTACAGGTGGAGGACATTTAAATGCACCTCCTGGAGAGGGATTTGTATTTAATTCACATTTTTATGACGCAGGTAGGATGGGAGTTGATTTAACAGGTATCGACAATGCAACTTATTTTAAATACTTAGATGAAATTCGGACAGAAGCAAGGTTTTTAAAAATTCCAATGTTTTTGAGTGAATTTGGGATGTGGTTAAAGGGAACGGGTGCAAAAGACACACCTAGAATGATTAATGCTGTATACCAAGCCATGGAAATCTCTGACAAGGGGCAATCGACAAAAACAAGATTTGCCGATTTTTACAATCCAAATGTTTCCGGTACCCAATGGCATTGGGATTATTATTATGACCGTCATTCTGAGTATAAAAATGGAAATCCAACAAAACTCATCACTACAAAAGATGCTTGGAATGATGAAGACTTTTCAGTCGTTGGCAATTATGGAACCAATATGAATGTAGATCCTTATGTTATCACAAGAGCCTATGTGCGTAAATCACAAGGCCGAATGATGACAAGCCACTACAATGCAATTGGTTTTGATACTTGGAACAAAATGTTTTCTTGGGCTGCTATCAAACCAGGAAACAACGAAGTGAAATTTTTCGGTGACAAACGATTTCTATTCGTAGTTTGGAGAGGAAGGTTTTCCAATGCACCTTCCGAATTTTATTTACCACCACATTTTGATCCTACAAAAGTCATTGTGATCACTGAAAAAAAACTCTATTCAGACCAAATTCCTAATTCACCAGTACACCAACCTAACGAAGTTGTTATCAAAAATGATCCCAATCGTGATTTAGGTTCTGGGAATGTCATGTATCTTTGGGATGATTTAGATTTGGATGAAAACCAATCTTCTTCTTACCACTATGCATTAGTTGTGAACAAAGAAAATACTTCGTATCCACTAACAACCTTACAAGAATTACAAACAAAATTAAACCAAAGAGTTCTTGTAGAAGGGAAAAGCCCCATTTACCTTATCGGTAAAATGACTTACGGTGGATACCCGAACGAACAGTAA
- a CDS encoding serine hydrolase domain-containing protein, with amino-acid sequence MNLKQTSIHFIFFTLTFVNSSILSEPTKIEICPKPILDREWQITTNLETGFDQNQFCRYINEIASKDSEFHSFLIERHGKIVTEVYNTRADHPFNKRYGTRFPFDGETQFDTNTLHDVRSVSKSVVSLLFGIAIDKKIIDGVDVSVLSYYPNLEISLNDPKQNITWKHLLTMSSGLDWEEWRYGFIFSDETRLLWKKDLTQFFFDRDLLHSQGTKFNYNGGGTSVLSDILTKKTNKSLKELAKEWLFTPLEIQNFEWVEDRNGRALAHVGLRLRPRDMLKLGRLVLNGGHWKGKQIVSKQWINDSLKKHINSEVKIFRKDGVALFYGYQWWLGETILAEKKIPWSVALGNGGQLIFAIPNYDMVIVTTAGGYGDPTTIQRILDTVEKILTTVK; translated from the coding sequence ATGAACCTTAAACAAACTTCCATCCATTTCATTTTTTTCACCTTAACTTTCGTTAACTCTAGCATCCTGTCGGAACCAACGAAGATTGAAATATGCCCCAAACCCATTTTAGATCGTGAATGGCAAATCACAACGAATCTAGAAACAGGATTTGATCAAAATCAGTTTTGTCGGTATATAAATGAAATTGCCTCCAAAGACAGCGAATTCCATTCGTTTCTCATTGAAAGGCATGGAAAAATTGTAACCGAAGTATACAATACAAGAGCCGACCACCCATTTAACAAACGATATGGCACAAGGTTCCCATTCGACGGAGAAACTCAGTTTGATACAAATACTTTACATGATGTTAGGTCTGTTAGTAAATCCGTTGTTTCTTTACTTTTTGGAATTGCCATCGATAAAAAAATAATCGATGGAGTGGATGTTTCAGTACTTTCGTATTATCCAAACTTAGAAATATCTCTAAACGATCCCAAACAAAACATTACATGGAAACACCTTCTAACGATGAGTAGTGGCCTCGATTGGGAAGAATGGAGGTATGGATTTATATTCAGTGATGAAACACGTCTTCTTTGGAAAAAAGACTTAACCCAATTCTTTTTTGACAGAGACTTGCTCCATTCACAAGGAACTAAATTCAATTATAATGGAGGTGGAACGTCTGTTCTTTCTGATATCTTAACTAAAAAAACTAATAAATCTTTAAAAGAACTAGCGAAAGAATGGTTATTCACTCCATTAGAGATTCAAAACTTTGAATGGGTAGAGGACAGGAATGGAAGAGCACTTGCCCATGTTGGCCTTAGATTAAGGCCAAGGGATATGTTAAAATTGGGAAGGTTAGTCTTAAATGGAGGACATTGGAAAGGAAAACAAATTGTCTCCAAACAATGGATAAATGATTCCCTTAAAAAACATATCAATTCCGAAGTTAAAATATTCCGTAAGGATGGAGTTGCACTATTCTACGGATACCAATGGTGGCTTGGAGAAACTATTTTGGCAGAGAAAAAAATTCCATGGTCAGTTGCACTTGGGAATGGTGGGCAGCTCATTTTCGCCATCCCTAATTACGATATGGTTATTGTTACAACCGCCGGTGGTTATGGAGATCCAACTACTATCCAAAGGATTTTGGATACTGTCGAAAAAATATTAACCACCGTTAAGTGA